From the Desulfovibrio sp. JY genome, one window contains:
- the panC gene encoding pantoate--beta-alanine ligase has protein sequence MDIVSDPEILRARCRDWLRRDVATGLVPTMGYLHAGHESLIRLAREKADKVVVSVFVNPTQFGPGEDLDAYPRDLEHDAAVAEAAGADVLFTPRPEAMYASEAATWVEVPELARHLCGASRPIHFRGVCTVVSKLFLLAFPTFAFFGQKDWQQLAIIRRMTADLGFPVTIVGAPIVREADGLARSSRNVYLTPAERAEAPYIHKGLALAADLAAAGERDTAAITGKVREYWASHMPSGTAEYLECVHPDRVSPLARLDGPGLLATAVRFSRARLIDNRLLDAAVAPQS, from the coding sequence TTGGATATCGTCTCCGATCCGGAAATCTTGCGCGCGCGCTGCCGGGACTGGCTGCGCCGGGACGTGGCCACGGGGCTCGTGCCCACCATGGGCTATCTGCACGCCGGCCATGAAAGCCTCATCCGGCTGGCCAGGGAAAAAGCCGACAAGGTCGTGGTCAGCGTCTTCGTCAATCCGACCCAGTTCGGCCCTGGCGAGGACCTGGACGCCTACCCCCGGGACCTGGAGCACGATGCGGCCGTGGCCGAGGCGGCCGGCGCGGATGTGCTCTTTACGCCCAGGCCCGAGGCCATGTACGCCTCCGAGGCGGCCACCTGGGTGGAAGTGCCGGAACTGGCCCGCCATCTGTGCGGGGCCTCGCGGCCGATCCACTTCCGTGGCGTGTGCACCGTCGTATCCAAGCTGTTCCTGCTCGCCTTCCCGACCTTCGCCTTCTTCGGCCAAAAGGACTGGCAGCAGCTGGCCATCATCCGGCGCATGACGGCGGACCTGGGCTTTCCGGTCACCATCGTCGGCGCGCCCATCGTGCGCGAAGCCGACGGTCTGGCGCGCTCCTCGCGCAACGTCTACCTGACCCCGGCCGAACGCGCCGAGGCCCCATACATCCATAAAGGCCTCGCCCTGGCCGCGGACCTGGCCGCCGCCGGCGAACGTGACACGGCGGCCATCACCGGCAAGGTGCGGGAATATTGGGCTTCCCATATGCCTTCGGGAACGGCGGAGTACCTGGAGTGCGTGCACCCCGACCGGGTGTCGCCGCTTGCCCGCCTGGACGGTCCCGGACTGCTCGCCACGGCGGTGCGCTTTTCCCGGGCCCGGCTGATCGACAACCGGCTGCTCGATGCCGCCGTTGCCCCGCAGTCCTGA
- a CDS encoding glycosyltransferase: protein MAEPLHPARVVFLLQDLFFGGTQRQALELASRLDRDRFAPEFWMLADGRDFAPQAARAGIPLTWLSASPKVTAASLRALWKKLKTDRPDVLVPLTAVPNIWGRVFGRLQRLPAVVGTCRGGGAIKRQHELWLKNCVAHHIVNAAPLKDALVRLGRPESKVTCIPNGVDTAYFVPPPEELRPVREVVLCPARYCEDKDHETLLAAFERTVAERPRAELWLVGDGPLRTRVRTLAARSPVRGAIRTYPAAPDPRPFFQQASVVVLSSVREGLPNVILEAMSMGIPVAATAVGGIPDAVEPERTGLLCPPRNPEALGANMARLLADEDLRRQYGENARARVLEQFSMETMVRRHEAVLTQVLAQAAG from the coding sequence ATGGCCGAGCCGTTGCATCCGGCCCGCGTTGTCTTCCTGCTGCAGGACCTCTTTTTCGGCGGCACCCAGCGGCAGGCTCTGGAGCTGGCCTCACGCCTCGATCGCGACCGTTTCGCCCCGGAGTTCTGGATGCTGGCCGACGGCCGGGACTTCGCGCCCCAGGCCGCCCGGGCCGGCATTCCGCTCACCTGGCTTTCCGCCTCGCCCAAGGTGACGGCCGCCTCGCTTCGCGCGCTGTGGAAAAAGCTCAAGACCGACCGTCCCGACGTGCTGGTGCCGTTGACCGCCGTGCCCAACATCTGGGGCCGGGTGTTCGGCCGCCTGCAACGGCTTCCCGCCGTGGTCGGCACCTGCCGGGGCGGCGGGGCCATCAAGCGCCAGCACGAACTCTGGCTGAAAAATTGCGTCGCCCACCACATCGTCAACGCCGCGCCGCTTAAGGACGCGCTCGTGCGCCTGGGCCGGCCCGAGAGCAAGGTCACCTGCATCCCCAACGGGGTGGACACGGCGTATTTCGTCCCGCCGCCCGAGGAGTTGCGCCCGGTGCGCGAGGTGGTGCTGTGTCCGGCGCGCTACTGCGAGGACAAGGACCACGAAACGCTGCTTGCGGCCTTCGAACGCACGGTGGCCGAGCGGCCGAGGGCCGAGTTGTGGCTGGTCGGCGACGGGCCGCTGCGCACCCGGGTGCGCACGCTTGCCGCCCGCAGCCCGGTGCGCGGGGCCATCCGCACCTATCCCGCCGCGCCCGATCCCAGGCCGTTTTTCCAGCAGGCTTCGGTGGTCGTGCTTTCCTCGGTGCGCGAGGGCTTGCCAAACGTGATCCTGGAGGCCATGAGCATGGGCATACCGGTCGCGGCCACGGCGGTCGGCGGCATCCCGGACGCGGTCGAGCCCGAACGCACCGGGCTGCTCTGTCCGCCGCGCAATCCCGAGGCACTCGGCGCGAACATGGCCCGGCTGCTCGCCGACGAGGACCTGCGCCGCCAGTATGGGGAAAACGCCAGGGCGCGGGTGCTGGAACAATTCTCCATGGAAACGATGGTCCGCCGCCACGAAGCCGTGTTAACGCAGGTGTTGGCGCAAGCGGCCGGGTAG
- a CDS encoding arabinose transporter, which yields MQSLAKRCSSPPQSECGGLPVILLCLAVFSCYLTVGMPLPVIPLFVSQVLGYPDWIVGLAVGIQFFATVSTRKFAGGIADNQGGDVALRRGLVACSLAGFTYLAAAWLPTGPAGKLAVLMLGRLLLGVGESLLLTGGLAWAIGLAGPARSGRVMSWVGMAMYGALAAGAPAGLALDAAHGFLAVAVVVTILPLLAFAALIGVPKSPPNKTGASVSFRRVVGIIWRPGLALGLQGVGFAGIGAFVSLYFVAEGWSGTGLTLSAFGVAFICARILCGELPDKFGGARVALAFFVIEIAGQAVLATASHMGLAMTGAALTGFGCSMIFPALGVETVKRTPSESRGTALGAFAAFQDIAYALTGPVTGTVAGLYGYRSVFLIGTAAALCGLAITVPLLRQK from the coding sequence ATGCAATCCCTCGCCAAACGCTGTTCTTCCCCACCGCAATCCGAATGCGGCGGTCTCCCCGTCATTCTTTTATGCCTGGCGGTTTTTTCCTGCTACCTCACCGTGGGCATGCCCCTGCCCGTGATCCCGTTGTTCGTGAGCCAGGTCTTGGGCTATCCCGACTGGATCGTGGGCCTGGCCGTGGGCATCCAGTTTTTCGCCACGGTCTCGACCCGCAAATTCGCCGGGGGCATCGCCGACAACCAGGGCGGCGACGTGGCCTTGCGTCGTGGGCTGGTCGCCTGCTCCCTGGCCGGATTCACCTATCTCGCCGCCGCCTGGCTGCCGACCGGACCGGCGGGCAAACTGGCCGTGCTCATGCTCGGCCGACTCTTGCTCGGCGTAGGGGAATCCCTGCTCCTCACCGGCGGGCTGGCCTGGGCCATAGGCCTTGCCGGTCCCGCCCGATCGGGCCGGGTCATGTCCTGGGTCGGCATGGCCATGTACGGCGCGTTGGCCGCCGGCGCGCCGGCCGGGCTGGCCCTGGACGCCGCCCATGGGTTCCTGGCCGTGGCCGTGGTCGTGACCATATTGCCGCTTCTCGCCTTCGCGGCCCTGATTGGCGTGCCCAAAAGCCCGCCCAACAAGACGGGCGCCTCCGTGTCCTTCCGCCGGGTTGTGGGCATCATCTGGCGTCCCGGCCTGGCCCTTGGCCTCCAAGGCGTGGGCTTCGCCGGCATCGGGGCCTTCGTGTCGCTGTATTTCGTCGCCGAAGGCTGGTCCGGAACGGGCCTGACCCTTTCGGCGTTCGGAGTGGCATTCATCTGCGCCCGGATCCTTTGCGGGGAACTGCCCGACAAATTCGGCGGCGCACGTGTGGCCCTGGCCTTCTTCGTCATCGAAATCGCCGGCCAGGCCGTGCTCGCCACCGCTTCGCATATGGGACTGGCCATGACCGGCGCGGCCCTGACGGGATTCGGCTGTTCGATGATCTTCCCGGCGCTGGGCGTGGAAACGGTCAAACGCACGCCGTCCGAAAGCCGGGGCACGGCCCTGGGCGCGTTCGCCGCCTTCCAGGACATCGCCTACGCCCTGACCGGCCCCGTCACCGGAACCGTGGCCGGACTCTACGGCTACCGCTCGGTGTTTCTCATCGGCACGGCGGCCGCGCTCTGCGGCCTGGCCATAACCGTGCCGTTGCTCCGGCAGAAGTAA
- a CDS encoding radical SAM protein produces the protein MSKRSSVALDTIIKQAIKVGRYPWMAGRLAAVEKEKIFFSALNPHAETGHARSIRQLSIRITDMCNLRCHTCGQWGDHGFLHGQNLKDLKKQEVTPERYLALLEDLARNGHHPSVYLWGGEPTMYKGWLEIVERATELKMPTSIVTNATKLVPAADRLAAAPLFLLQVSIDGHDAETHNAARPSASGGDNYKVIQEALAAVKEAKKAHKTKLPLVAALCTISSANVNHLVDIYEAYKDRVDIFVYYLSWWIDEKSAKAHDEDFARRFGFTPKLHWGWVGDWTIKDHETLDKQLAEVKRRSKGLGKPAVNIIPNITGLANLKEYYSNHESTFGYNQCISIYQAVELDSNGDMSPCRDYHDYIVGNVREHTITELWNSEAYRRFRASLHTEGLMPSCTRCCGLMGY, from the coding sequence ATGAGCAAACGCAGCAGCGTCGCGCTTGACACCATCATCAAACAGGCCATCAAGGTCGGCCGCTATCCCTGGATGGCCGGTCGTCTGGCGGCCGTGGAAAAAGAGAAAATTTTCTTTTCGGCGCTCAATCCCCACGCCGAAACCGGCCATGCCCGCAGCATCCGGCAGCTTTCCATCCGCATCACCGACATGTGCAACCTGCGCTGCCATACCTGCGGCCAGTGGGGCGACCACGGTTTCCTGCACGGCCAGAATCTCAAGGACCTCAAAAAGCAGGAAGTCACGCCCGAGCGCTATCTGGCGTTGCTGGAGGACCTGGCCAGAAACGGCCACCATCCTTCGGTCTACCTCTGGGGCGGCGAGCCGACCATGTATAAGGGATGGCTGGAGATCGTCGAACGGGCCACGGAACTCAAGATGCCCACCTCCATCGTCACCAACGCCACCAAGCTGGTGCCCGCCGCCGACCGGCTGGCCGCGGCCCCGCTTTTCCTGCTCCAGGTCTCCATCGACGGCCACGACGCCGAGACCCACAACGCCGCGCGCCCCTCGGCTTCGGGCGGCGACAATTACAAGGTCATTCAGGAAGCCCTGGCCGCCGTCAAGGAGGCCAAGAAGGCCCACAAGACCAAGCTGCCCCTGGTGGCCGCGCTGTGCACCATCTCGAGCGCCAACGTGAACCATCTGGTCGACATCTACGAGGCCTACAAGGACCGGGTCGATATCTTCGTCTACTACCTGTCCTGGTGGATCGACGAGAAGAGCGCCAAGGCCCACGACGAGGATTTCGCCCGCCGTTTCGGGTTCACGCCCAAGTTGCATTGGGGCTGGGTCGGCGATTGGACCATCAAGGACCACGAGACCCTCGACAAGCAGCTCGCCGAGGTCAAACGCCGCTCCAAGGGACTCGGCAAGCCCGCCGTCAACATCATCCCCAACATCACGGGCCTGGCCAACCTCAAGGAATATTACAGCAACCACGAGTCCACCTTCGGGTACAACCAGTGCATCTCCATCTACCAGGCGGTGGAGCTCGATTCCAACGGCGACATGTCCCCCTGCCGCGACTACCACGACTATATCGTCGGCAACGTGCGCGAGCATACCATCACCGAGTTGTGGAACAGCGAGGCCTACCGCCGCTTTCGGGCCAGCCTGCACACCGAGGGCCTCATGCCGTCGTGCACGCGCTGTTGCGGGCTGATGGGGTATTGA
- a CDS encoding glycosyltransferase: MTAFAFTVMAVQLVVLTALYLLGRRHVRGGDGPEPMPETCPRLAVIVPVTGDHPGMREAVASLLDQDYPDFTAIFVTATADDPAASLVAGVAGADPRVLMVVAGPATRCGQKNHNILAGIRAAATAELFVFCDSSHVADRHFFTNLAAPIIRGDAPMTSGFHKIVPGDGKTATIGMATTCMALHLLQPIRAITQPWGGAMAISRQAFDRFGLRELWGKNIVDDFSMGPHLHRFGVAAWPVAAACLETPMAGVPLSHWDDWLTRQLLYLKFCIPPGWLVSILAVFVLSAPPVFAALLLIGWCFGWTSPLVGWGALVYTADFLGLGLAYRSLCPRPIGILPWLRGYVATFLMLAWCFGRTFVTGSMSWRGISYKVGWGGVVKEIRRG; encoded by the coding sequence GTGACGGCGTTTGCGTTTACGGTCATGGCCGTGCAGCTTGTCGTGCTGACGGCCCTCTACCTGCTTGGCCGCCGCCATGTGCGCGGCGGCGACGGCCCCGAACCCATGCCCGAGACCTGTCCCCGGCTGGCGGTCATCGTGCCGGTCACCGGCGACCATCCGGGCATGCGCGAGGCCGTCGCCTCGCTGCTGGACCAGGATTATCCCGATTTCACGGCCATCTTCGTCACGGCCACGGCCGATGATCCAGCCGCGTCCCTGGTGGCCGGTGTGGCCGGGGCCGATCCCCGCGTCCTTATGGTCGTGGCCGGCCCGGCCACCCGTTGCGGCCAGAAAAACCACAACATCCTGGCCGGCATCCGGGCGGCGGCAACCGCCGAGCTTTTCGTCTTCTGCGATTCGAGCCACGTGGCCGATCGCCACTTTTTCACCAATCTGGCCGCGCCGATCATTCGGGGCGACGCGCCCATGACCAGCGGCTTCCACAAGATCGTGCCCGGAGACGGCAAAACCGCCACCATCGGCATGGCCACCACCTGCATGGCCCTGCACCTGCTCCAGCCCATCCGGGCCATCACCCAGCCCTGGGGCGGAGCCATGGCCATCTCGCGCCAAGCCTTCGACCGCTTCGGGCTGCGCGAGCTGTGGGGCAAAAACATCGTGGACGATTTCTCCATGGGGCCGCATCTGCACCGCTTCGGCGTGGCCGCCTGGCCCGTGGCCGCCGCCTGCCTGGAGACGCCCATGGCCGGGGTGCCGCTTTCGCATTGGGACGACTGGCTCACGCGCCAACTCCTTTACCTCAAGTTCTGCATCCCGCCGGGCTGGCTGGTGTCGATCCTGGCGGTCTTCGTGCTGTCCGCGCCGCCTGTGTTCGCGGCGCTCCTTCTCATCGGCTGGTGCTTCGGCTGGACCAGCCCACTGGTTGGCTGGGGTGCGCTGGTCTACACCGCCGATTTTCTCGGGCTGGGGCTGGCCTACCGCAGCCTCTGTCCGCGCCCGATCGGCATCCTCCCTTGGCTGCGGGGCTACGTGGCCACATTTCTGATGCTGGCCTGGTGCTTCGGCCGCACCTTCGTCACGGGCTCCATGTCCTGGCGGGGCATCAGCTACAAGGTGGGCTGGGGCGGCGTGGTCAAGGAAATCCGCCGAGGGTAG